A region of Actinomycetota bacterium DNA encodes the following proteins:
- a CDS encoding antibiotic biosynthesis monooxygenase family protein — protein sequence MSDQYIAAYWKVKPGNEDEFVKRWKDFTGWATQNASGAKSFTLLHNMADPLYFISYGTWTDRDSIHAWWELPGFMERFESVKELCEDHVGAEHTMEALLTPVA from the coding sequence ATGAGCGATCAGTACATCGCCGCGTACTGGAAGGTGAAGCCCGGAAACGAAGACGAGTTCGTCAAGCGCTGGAAGGATTTCACGGGCTGGGCGACCCAGAACGCGTCCGGGGCCAAGTCGTTCACGCTGCTTCACAACATGGCCGATCCGCTCTACTTCATCTCGTACGGTACCTGGACCGACCGCGACTCGATCCACGCGTGGTGGGAGCTGCCGGGCTTTATGGAGCGGTTCGAGAGCGTGAAAGAGCTCTGTGAGGACCACGTCGGCGCGGAGCACACGATGGAGGCTCTGCTCACGCCGGTTGCCTGA